One Diabrotica virgifera virgifera chromosome 3, PGI_DIABVI_V3a genomic window carries:
- the LOC126881166 gene encoding protein atonal-like → MDLIKSYYNRYQPSWSDQFPATSFFPQIDPEKIDVRQAVTTHRQKEVEEIYDINTYDSFVSTNSDFLDLSSLTEEEKAHYSNFNFFTLKRSEFNNQHEKRTTVVLNQDRKSCRGRRKIIVRDRPTSPTIMKKRRLAANARERRRMNGLNEAFDRLREVIPSLDAEHKLSKFETLQMAQTYISALRELLERSNIDR, encoded by the exons ATGGACCTAATAAAATCTTATTACAACCGCTACCAGCCCTCTTGGTCCGACCAGTTCCCTGCTACATCATTCTTCCCTCAAATAGATCCGGAAAAAATCGACGTACGCCAAGCTGTTACAACACATCGGCAAAAAGAAGTCGAAGAAATTTACGATATAAACACTTACGATAGTTTCGTATCCACCAACAGCGATTTTCTGGACCTGAGCTCGTTAACGGAAGAAGAAAAAGCCCATTATAGCAATTTTAACTTTTTCACGTTGAAAAGAAGTGAGTTTAACAACCAGCATGAAAAAAGAACTACCGTGGTACTCAATCAGGACAGGAAGAGTTGCAGAG GTCGCCGAAAAATTATAGTTCGAGATCGTCCCACCTCACCTACAATAATGAAGAAAAGAAGACTGGCGGCGAACGCTAGAGAGAGAAGAAGAATGAATGGCTTGAACGAAGCTTTCGATAGATTAAGAGAAGTCATACCTAGTCTAGATGCCGAGCACAAACTTAGCAAATTCGAAACGTTGCAAATGGCACAAACTTATATATCTGCTTTAAGAGAGTTACTTGAAAGAAGTAACATAGATAGATAA